A window of the Gossypium hirsutum isolate 1008001.06 chromosome A05, Gossypium_hirsutum_v2.1, whole genome shotgun sequence genome harbors these coding sequences:
- the LOC107951394 gene encoding nuclear poly(A) polymerase 4 isoform X1: MGSRNPNGSLPQLSQPSKYGITKPISLAGPSEADVQRNTELEKFLIESGLYESKEEAAKREEVLGRITEIVKIWVKQLTRQRGYTDQMVEEAKAVIFTFGSYRLWVHGPGADIDTLCVGPSYVNREEDFFIILHDILAEMEEVTELQPVPDAHVPVMKFKFQGISIDLLYASISLLVVPDDLDISCVSVLHNVDEQSVRSLNGCRVADQILKLVPNIEHFRTALRCLKFWAKRRGVYSNVTGFLGGVNWALLVARICQLYPNAIPSMLLSRFFRVYTQWRWPNPVMLCSIEEDELGFPVWDPRKNPRDRFHHMPIITPAYPCMNSSYNVSVSTLRVIMEQFQCGNGICEEIELNKAQWNTLFERYLFFEAYKNYLQVDIVSADADDLLAWKGWTESRLRLLTLKIERDTNGMLQCHPYPNEYVDKSKLFPHCSFFMGLQRKEGVSGQEGQQFDIRGTVDEFRQEISMYMYWKPGMDIYVSHVRRRQLPAFVFPDGYRRPRTLRHPNQHTEKACEDVTRSQSGSAERRIKRKHDDEAVDEKLSKPRDCSTSNFGGTSHISIGQEAKLEYLRTGDVDSNSDRLLDREKRYEEITIQQARTDGQGSLTTCGLTSLHVDNLSIVRNVGSQEQ; the protein is encoded by the exons ATGGGTTCTCGGAACCCGAACGGATCTTTGCCGCAGCTATCACAACCTTCGAAGTACGGAATCACGAAACCGATTTCCCTTGCGGGGCCAAGTGAGGCTGATGTTCAGCGGAATACGGAATTAGAAAAG TTTTTGATAGAGTCAGGGCTTTACGAGAGCAAAGAAGAAGCCGCAAAAAGAGAGGAGGTTCTTGGCCGTATCACTGAG ATTGTAAAAATATGGGTAAAGCAATTAACTCGTCAAAGGGGCTATACTGATCAGATGGTGGAGGAAGCAAAGGCTGTCATTTTTACTTTTGGATCTTACCGTTTATGG GTACATGGACCTGGGGCTGATATTGACACTTTGTGTGTTGGGCCTTCTTACGTGAATCGAGAG GAAgatttcttcatcattttgcatGATATTCTGGCTGAAATGGAAGAAGTAACTGAACTTCAGCCGGTTCCAGATGCTCATGTCCCAGTAATGAAATTTAAGTTCCAAGGGATATCGATTGATCTTCTTTATGCTAGTATATCTCTTTTGGTTGTTCCAGAT GACCTTGACATCTCATGTGTGTCTGTGCTTCATAATGTTGATGAGCAAAGCGTTCGAAGTCTTAATGGGTGCAGGGTTGCTGATCAAATCCTTAAACTTGTTCCAAATATTGAG CACTTCCGCACAGCACTTAGATGTTTGAAGTTTTGGGCCAAAAGGCGTGGTGTTTATTCCAAT GTTACTGGATTTCTAGGAGGTGTAAATTGGGCTCTTCTTGTCGCACGCATCTGCCAGCTTTATCCCAATGCAATACCTAGTATGCTGCTTTCTCGATTTTTTAGAGTATATACTCAGTGGAGGTGGCCCAACCCAGTTATGTTATGTTCGATAGAAGAGGATGAACTTGGCTTTCCTGTCTGGGATCCACGGAAGAATCCTCGGGACCGGTTTCATCATATGCCAATAATAACTCCTGCATACCCTTGCATGAATTCTAGTTACAATGTCTCTGTAAGCACCCTTCGTGTTATAATGGAACAGTTCCAATGTGGTAATGGAATATGTGAG GAGATTGAGCTAAACAAAGCTCAATGGAATACTTTGTTTGAACGATATCTTTTCTTTGAGGCATACAAAAACTATCTACAAGTTGACATTGTTTCAGCAGATGCTGATGACTTGCTGGCTTGGAAAGGCTGGACGGAGTCGCGGCTTAGACTGCTTACCTTAAAG ATAGAGCGGGACACAAATGGAATGTTGCAGTGTCATCCTTACCCAAACGAGTATGTAGATAAATCCAAGCTGTTCCCACATTGTTCTTTCTTCATGGGCTTGCAAAGGAAAGAGGGAGTGAGTGGTCAAGAAGGTCAACAATTTGACATACGTGGAACAGTTGATGAGTTCAGACAAGAGATAAGCATGTACATGTATTGGAAACCAGGAATGGATATTTATGTTTCTCATGTTCGTAGAAGGCAGCTCCCTGCCTTTGTTTTCCCTGATGGATATAGACGGCCTCGAACATTGAGGCATCCGAACCAGCATACTGAAAAAGCTTGTGAAGATGTCACAAGGTCACAATCTGGTTCTGCAGAAAGACGAATTAAGAGAAAACATGATGACGAGGCAGTAGATGAAAAACTGAGCAAACCTAGAGACTGTAGTACAAGCAATTTTGGAGGAACATCTCATATTAGCATTGGTCAAGAAGCTAAACTAGAGTACCTAAGAACTGGGGATGTTGATAGCAATTCTGATAGGCTGTTAGACCGAGAAAAAAGATACGAGGAGATTACCATTCAACAGGCTAGAACTGATGGTCAGGGGTCCCTCACCACATGTGGGCTGACTTCTTTACATGTAGATAATTTGTCAATAGTTAGAAATGTAGGATCACAGGAACAGTGA
- the LOC107951394 gene encoding nuclear poly(A) polymerase 4 isoform X2: MGSRNPNGSLPQLSQPSKYGITKPISLAGPSEADVQRNTELEKFLIESGLYESKEEAAKREEVLGRITEMVEEAKAVIFTFGSYRLWVHGPGADIDTLCVGPSYVNREEDFFIILHDILAEMEEVTELQPVPDAHVPVMKFKFQGISIDLLYASISLLVVPDDLDISCVSVLHNVDEQSVRSLNGCRVADQILKLVPNIEHFRTALRCLKFWAKRRGVYSNVTGFLGGVNWALLVARICQLYPNAIPSMLLSRFFRVYTQWRWPNPVMLCSIEEDELGFPVWDPRKNPRDRFHHMPIITPAYPCMNSSYNVSVSTLRVIMEQFQCGNGICEEIELNKAQWNTLFERYLFFEAYKNYLQVDIVSADADDLLAWKGWTESRLRLLTLKIERDTNGMLQCHPYPNEYVDKSKLFPHCSFFMGLQRKEGVSGQEGQQFDIRGTVDEFRQEISMYMYWKPGMDIYVSHVRRRQLPAFVFPDGYRRPRTLRHPNQHTEKACEDVTRSQSGSAERRIKRKHDDEAVDEKLSKPRDCSTSNFGGTSHISIGQEAKLEYLRTGDVDSNSDRLLDREKRYEEITIQQARTDGQGSLTTCGLTSLHVDNLSIVRNVGSQEQ, encoded by the exons ATGGGTTCTCGGAACCCGAACGGATCTTTGCCGCAGCTATCACAACCTTCGAAGTACGGAATCACGAAACCGATTTCCCTTGCGGGGCCAAGTGAGGCTGATGTTCAGCGGAATACGGAATTAGAAAAG TTTTTGATAGAGTCAGGGCTTTACGAGAGCAAAGAAGAAGCCGCAAAAAGAGAGGAGGTTCTTGGCCGTATCACTGAG ATGGTGGAGGAAGCAAAGGCTGTCATTTTTACTTTTGGATCTTACCGTTTATGG GTACATGGACCTGGGGCTGATATTGACACTTTGTGTGTTGGGCCTTCTTACGTGAATCGAGAG GAAgatttcttcatcattttgcatGATATTCTGGCTGAAATGGAAGAAGTAACTGAACTTCAGCCGGTTCCAGATGCTCATGTCCCAGTAATGAAATTTAAGTTCCAAGGGATATCGATTGATCTTCTTTATGCTAGTATATCTCTTTTGGTTGTTCCAGAT GACCTTGACATCTCATGTGTGTCTGTGCTTCATAATGTTGATGAGCAAAGCGTTCGAAGTCTTAATGGGTGCAGGGTTGCTGATCAAATCCTTAAACTTGTTCCAAATATTGAG CACTTCCGCACAGCACTTAGATGTTTGAAGTTTTGGGCCAAAAGGCGTGGTGTTTATTCCAAT GTTACTGGATTTCTAGGAGGTGTAAATTGGGCTCTTCTTGTCGCACGCATCTGCCAGCTTTATCCCAATGCAATACCTAGTATGCTGCTTTCTCGATTTTTTAGAGTATATACTCAGTGGAGGTGGCCCAACCCAGTTATGTTATGTTCGATAGAAGAGGATGAACTTGGCTTTCCTGTCTGGGATCCACGGAAGAATCCTCGGGACCGGTTTCATCATATGCCAATAATAACTCCTGCATACCCTTGCATGAATTCTAGTTACAATGTCTCTGTAAGCACCCTTCGTGTTATAATGGAACAGTTCCAATGTGGTAATGGAATATGTGAG GAGATTGAGCTAAACAAAGCTCAATGGAATACTTTGTTTGAACGATATCTTTTCTTTGAGGCATACAAAAACTATCTACAAGTTGACATTGTTTCAGCAGATGCTGATGACTTGCTGGCTTGGAAAGGCTGGACGGAGTCGCGGCTTAGACTGCTTACCTTAAAG ATAGAGCGGGACACAAATGGAATGTTGCAGTGTCATCCTTACCCAAACGAGTATGTAGATAAATCCAAGCTGTTCCCACATTGTTCTTTCTTCATGGGCTTGCAAAGGAAAGAGGGAGTGAGTGGTCAAGAAGGTCAACAATTTGACATACGTGGAACAGTTGATGAGTTCAGACAAGAGATAAGCATGTACATGTATTGGAAACCAGGAATGGATATTTATGTTTCTCATGTTCGTAGAAGGCAGCTCCCTGCCTTTGTTTTCCCTGATGGATATAGACGGCCTCGAACATTGAGGCATCCGAACCAGCATACTGAAAAAGCTTGTGAAGATGTCACAAGGTCACAATCTGGTTCTGCAGAAAGACGAATTAAGAGAAAACATGATGACGAGGCAGTAGATGAAAAACTGAGCAAACCTAGAGACTGTAGTACAAGCAATTTTGGAGGAACATCTCATATTAGCATTGGTCAAGAAGCTAAACTAGAGTACCTAAGAACTGGGGATGTTGATAGCAATTCTGATAGGCTGTTAGACCGAGAAAAAAGATACGAGGAGATTACCATTCAACAGGCTAGAACTGATGGTCAGGGGTCCCTCACCACATGTGGGCTGACTTCTTTACATGTAGATAATTTGTCAATAGTTAGAAATGTAGGATCACAGGAACAGTGA
- the LOC107951399 gene encoding mitochondrial import inner membrane translocase subunit TIM17-2: MGTPETSREPCPDRILDDIGGAFGMGAVGGAAFHFLKGTYNSPSGARLMGGTQAVRMNAPRVGGSFAVWGGLFSTFDCTMVYLRQKEDPWNSIIAGAATGGFLSMRQGLGAASRSAVFGGVLLALIEGAGIMLNKFLSQPQMPIMIEEPAPNVAGMPGYPMGQLPNQAPVSIDSLRQASPSSSSTSSGSSSDSSSSWFGGLFGGGKKQESATGSGSKTEVLESFDAPPVPSFEYK, translated from the coding sequence ATGGGAACTCCAGAAACATCTCGAGAGCCATGCCCTGATCGAATACTCGATGATATTGGTGGTGCTTTTGGCATGGGTGCCGTTGGAGGTGCCGCCTTTCACTTCTTGAAAGGCACATATAACTCCCCAAGTGGAGCTCGGTTGATGGGAGGAACACAAGCAGTTCGTATGAATGCCCCTCGCGTCGGTGGTAGCTTTGCTGTTTGGGGTGGCCTTTTCTCCACCTTTGATTGCACCATGGTGTACCTCCGACAGAAAGAAGATCCATGGAACTCGATTATAGCTGGTGCTGCCACCGGAGGGTTTCTTTCAATGCGTCAAGGACTTGGTGCAGCTTCCAGATCAGCAGTGTTTGGTGGGGTTTTGCTTGCATTGATTGAAGGAGCTGgaatcatgttgaataaatttCTCAGTCAACCACAAATGCCTATCATGATAGAAGAGCCAGCACCAAATGTAGCTGGAATGCCTGGATACCCAATGGGGCAATTGCCAAACCAAGCCCCAGTATCAATTGACAGCTTGAGACAGGCCTCACCTTCGTCATCGTCAACATCATCTGGTTCCTCATCGGATTCTTCATCTTCATGGTTTGGAGGACTTTTTGGTGGTGGAAAGAAGCAGGAATCAGCTACAGGCAGTGGAAGTAAAACTGAGGTTTTGGAGAGCTTTGATGCTCCTCCGGTGCCATCATTTGAATACAAATGA
- the LOC107951395 gene encoding auxin-responsive protein IAA6, with amino-acid sequence MVTDKMVDYPQFLNLMNKEWLVNHKVSEDKKLELRLGPPGEALDDNRNTTHGTKRAFQHTAETRTGEKEWPIDTTKNQCQKISCIEKIGDKVNLPPTPWSSGSTIYSAFSKDTKEEPQHSKASFFQNLPVSKKLAGMAEDFKQPCSPRMAVGEVQFADGKACCSLATADPDASTNITSNKRIEYSPVVGWPPIRSFRKNIASNSLSKPASSNDKDTGGKPENPKTQLFVKINMEGIPIGRKVNLSAYNSYEELSLAIDDLFSGLLAAQRDPSATQNESKAKESAKAEAGPLAGSGEYTLIYEDDEGDRVLVGDVPWNMFVSTAKRLHVLKSSELSTLQICSNEKEKAPFDPAVHI; translated from the exons ATGGTGACTGATAAGATGGTGGATTATCCTCAGTTTCTTAATCTTATGAACAAAGAATGGCTAGTAAATCATAAAGTCTCAGAGGACAAGAAGTTGGAACTGAGGCTTGGTCCACCTGGGGAAGCTCTAGACGACAACAGAAATACAACTCATGGAACAAAGAGAGCTTTCCAACACACAGCTGAAACAAGAACAGGAGAGAAAGAGTGGCCCATAGATACTACCAAAAACCAATGCCAAAAGATTTCTTGTATCGAAAAAATAGGTGATAAAGTTAATCTTCCTCCAACTCCATGGTCCTCAGGCTCTACAATATATTCTGCGTTTTCTAAAGACACCAAGGAGGAGCCACAACATTCAAAGGCTTCATTTTTCCAGAACTTACCAGTCTCCAAGAAGCTTGCTGGAATGGCTGAAGACTTTAAGCAGCCATGTAGCCCTAGGATGGCAGTGGGAGAGGTTCAGTTTGCTGATGGGAAAGCATGTTGTAGTCTTGCTACTGCTGATCCAGATGCCTCCACTAACATTACCTCCAATAAAAG AATTGAATATTCCCCAGTTGTGGGGTGGCCTCCAATTCGATCATTCCGGAAAAATATTGCGAGCAACAGCTTGTCCAAGCCAGCTTCCTCAAATGACAAGGACACTGGAGGAAAACCAGAAAATCCCAAAACTCAGTTATTTGTAAAGATCAACATGGAAGGAATCCCTATTGGAAGGAAAGTAAATCTCAGTGCCTATAACAGCTATGAGGAACTCTCACTTGCTATAGATGATCTATTCAGTGGTTTGCTCGCAG CTCAAAGAGATCCATCTGCCACCCAAAACGAAAGCAAGGCCAAGGAATCAGCGAAAGCAGAGGCTGGTCCGTTAGCTGGAAGTGGGGAATATACTCTAATTTATGAAGATGATGAAGGAGACAGGGTCCTTGTTGGTGATGTCCCATGGAA CATGTTTGTTTCCACTGCAAAGAGGTTGCATGTATTGAAGAGTTCTGAACTTTCAACTCTACAAA TTTGCAGCAATGAGAAAGAAAAGGCGCCATTTGATCCTGCTGTTCATATTTGA
- the LOC107951401 gene encoding histidine-containing phosphotransfer protein 4, with amino-acid sequence MDRYGMQNQIACIRRSLFDQGYLDEQFIQLEELQDDANPNFVQEIVTLFYTDSTRLIQNIELTLNSRPINFSKLDDYMHQFKGSSSSIGAKKVTSECAVFRQYCAAGNAEACIRNFQHIKQEHAILRKKLEFYFQMMGQAAVAQTT; translated from the exons ATGGATAGGTATGGCATGCAAAACCAAATTGCCTGCATAAGAAGGTCTCTCTTTGATCAG GGTTACCTTGACGAGCAATTCATCCAGCTAGAGGAGTTACAAGATGATGCCAACCCTAATTTTGTACAAGAAATTGTCACACTTTTTTACACTGACTCGACTAGGTTGATTCAGAACATCGAACTGACACT GAATAGTAGGCCTATTAACTTCAGTAAACTTGATGATTACATGCACCAATTCAAGGGTAGCAGCTCCAG CATTGGAGCTAAAAAGGTGACCAGTGAATGCGCAGTGTTCAGACAATACTGCGCTGCAGGAAATGCTGAAGC ATGCATTAGGAATTTTCAACATATCAAGCAAGAGCATGCAATCTTGAGGAAGAAGCTCGAATTTTACTTTCAG ATGATGGGACAGGCTGCAGTTGCTCAAACAACATGA
- the LOC107952264 gene encoding tryptophan--tRNA ligase, chloroplastic/mitochondrial, translated as MALQVLLTFSAMYSTSNTLSDNEQYGIMASVLAQSHVLSSCGIDALPSSTTPIGWLSRMIQFKEKSRKLSVFVPVGADQKQQLELTHQLADRVNYLCDGRKWKKLGWCCSESPNTPAGVRLMSLGDCLAKTTNLYLDMQNLDMNMGVEFIDQSGIDLLDPKDEYYMLCCYEAAYCRLTNIKSGEVHLAASVLNSHWCLDGIDVLLDTIFESSNSTSSIDYNLVSPSLVRFSAFAGSFEEIMSNPAYLDGVLAEGPKKAAVAGATVINVYQLKDAISSN; from the exons ATGGCGCTTCAGGTTCTCCTGACTTTCTCTGCTATGTACTCGACATCAAACACGTTAAGTGATAACGAACAATATGGTATCATG GCTTCTGTCCTGGCGCAGTCACATGTTTTGAGCTCATGTGGAATTGATGCGCTACCAAGCTCTACCACACCAATTGGTTGGCTAAGCAGAATGATTCAGTTTAAAGAGAAATCTCGCAAGCTG TCTGTTTTTGTCCCAGTTGGTGCAGATCAGAAGCAGCAGTTGGAGTTGACTCATCAGTTGGCTGATCGTGTTAACTATTTATGTGATGGAAGAAAGTGGAAAAAGCTGGGATG GTGTT GTTCTGAGTCCCCTAATACTCCAGCTGGAGTTCGACTTATGTCCCTCGGTGATTGTCTTGCAAAGACTACCAATCTATATTTAGATATGCAAAACTTGGATATG AATATGGGGGTTGAATTTATAGATCAGTCTGGAATAGATCTACTTGACCCCAAAGAT GAGTATTACATGCTATGCTGTTATGAAGCTGCCTATTGTAGATTAACAAACATAAAATCTGGTGAGGTCCATCTTGCTGCTTCAGTGTTGAACTCACATTGGTGCCTAGATGGTATTGATGTTTTATTGGATACCATCTTTGAGAGTAGTAACAGCACGAGTTCTATTGATTATAATTT GGTGTCCCCATCATTAGTCAGGTTTTCTGCTTTTGCTGGTTCGTTTGAGGAAATTATGTCTAATCCAGCTTATCTGGATGGAGTCTTGGCAGAAGGGCCTAAGAAAGCTGCAGTAGCTGGTGCTACTGTCATTAATGTATACCAG CTCAAGGATGCTATTTCATCAAACTGA